Proteins encoded together in one Coregonus clupeaformis isolate EN_2021a chromosome 30, ASM2061545v1, whole genome shotgun sequence window:
- the LOC121546728 gene encoding protein FAM43B-like, with protein sequence MLPWRRSKFVLVEDEAKTKPKSLGVGLTYQSILSSLVRSCPDLLPDSTPFDWLGSVFQTKRQTVELNKEEHTYNVRYLGSIVTITAKGGGCTQDPVAKIWQRSNYGEQSVKMRLTVGLQGIRMGTDKTGKKKPTHLYSLNRITYCTADPCRPKILAWIYRHQVKNKAVVLRCHAVLVSKSEKARAIAHSLHQTSTSAFSEFKRLKRQSDFRHCQQQLLGEDMVPLMPLRKLLNGQCHYRPPADSPGGSSTTHLCSITEEEEEEEEVEDEKVEEEGYEEALTDTDLTLSYGSCEMNLGDIVNGLDECYININISISDSNNNTLTFVSSLV encoded by the coding sequence ATGCTGCCCTGGAGAAGAAGTAAGTTTGTTCTGGTGGAGGATGAGGCCAAGACTAAGCCTAAGAGCCTGGGAGTAGGGCTGACCTACCagtccatcctctcctccctggtGCGCTCCTGTCCCGACCTGCTCCCTGACTCCACTCCCTTTGACTGGCTGGGCTCCGTTTTCCAGACCAAGAGGCAAACGGTGGAGCTCAATAAAGAGGAGCACACCTACAACGTTCGTTACCTGGGAAGCATCGTCACCATCACAGCTAAAGGAGGAGGCTGCACACAGGACCCTGTGGCTAAGATCTGGCAAAGGAGTAACTACGGAGAGCAGAGCGTCAAGATGAGGTTAACAGTGGGTCTTCAGGGCATCCGGATGGGCACAGACAAGACAGGCAAGAAGAAGCCCACCCACCTCTACTCTCTGAACCGGATCACCTACTGCACAGCTGACCCCTGCCGACCCAAGATCCTAGCCTGGATCTACAGACACCAGGTCAAGAACAAGGCGGTGGTTCTCCGGTGCCATGCCGTTCTGGTCAGCAAGTCGGAGAAGGCCAGGGCCATCGCACACAGTCTCCACCAGACGTCCACCTCAGCCTTCAGTGAGTTCAAGCGGCTGAAGAGGCAGAGTGATTTCAGGCACTGCCAACAGCAGCTGCTGGGGGAGGACATGGTGCCGCTGATGCCCCTGAGGAAGCTGCTCAATGGGCAGTGCCACTACCGGCCACCTGCCGACAGCCCTGGAGGCTCCAGCACCACCCATCTCTGCTCCATcacagaggaggaagaagaggaggaagaggtggaggatgagAAGGTGGAAGAAGAGGGGTATGAGGAAGCTCTAACGGACACTGACCTAACTCTGTCATATGGGTCATGTGAGATGAACCTAGGGGACATAGTTAATGGACTGGACGAGTGCTATATCAACATCAACATAAGCATCAGcgacagcaacaacaacacattGACATTTGTCAGTTCTCTAGTGTGA